In one window of Pseudobythopirellula maris DNA:
- a CDS encoding nucleotidyltransferase domain-containing protein, whose translation MNAQVIDYEKLQKQVDAHPYPLVFATISGAHLYGFPSADSDFDLRGVHLLPLEQVVGLDGPECGGEDTVEKEGVHDGLEMDLVTHDAKKFFGLMLKKNGYVLEQLLSPLVVHTTPEHEEMKAIAKDCITKFHGHHYLGFAATQWKLFPKPHLSGDGPPRVKPLLYVYRVLLTGIHLMRSGEVDANLLTLNETAKLPYLDELVERKLAGPEKGRLDEADIEFHEREYERLVAELEAAMATSTLPELPTGKDALNDLLVRLRVSNRGTEVAT comes from the coding sequence ATGAACGCCCAAGTCATCGATTACGAAAAACTCCAGAAGCAGGTCGACGCCCATCCGTACCCGCTCGTCTTTGCGACGATCAGCGGGGCGCACCTGTATGGCTTCCCGTCGGCCGACTCAGACTTCGACCTGCGTGGCGTGCATTTGCTGCCGTTGGAGCAGGTCGTCGGCCTCGACGGTCCCGAGTGTGGCGGCGAAGACACCGTCGAGAAGGAAGGCGTCCACGACGGGCTCGAGATGGACCTCGTCACGCACGACGCGAAGAAGTTCTTCGGCCTGATGCTGAAGAAGAACGGCTACGTGCTGGAGCAACTGCTCTCGCCGCTTGTGGTGCATACGACACCTGAGCATGAAGAGATGAAGGCGATCGCCAAGGACTGCATTACCAAGTTCCACGGCCACCACTACCTCGGCTTCGCGGCGACGCAGTGGAAGCTATTCCCCAAGCCGCATCTCTCGGGGGACGGGCCCCCACGGGTCAAGCCGCTGCTATACGTCTACCGCGTACTGCTGACCGGGATCCACCTGATGCGCTCTGGCGAGGTCGACGCGAACTTGCTGACGCTCAACGAGACGGCGAAGCTGCCGTACCTTGACGAGCTGGTCGAGCGGAAGCTCGCGGGGCCGGAGAAAGGGCGGCTCGACGAGGCGGACATCGAGTTCCACGAACGAGAGTACGAGCGGTTGGTTGCGGAGTTGGAAGCGGCGATGGCCACCTCAACGCTTCCGGAGCTGCCGACCGGCAAGGACGCGTTGAACGACTTGCTGGTGCGGCTTCGTGTGTCCAACCGAGGAACAGAGGTCGCCACATGA
- a CDS encoding nucleotidyltransferase domain-containing protein — protein sequence MKSRVHNSPNLIYSVGTQVVSLKAVQGSGGRVAHPAGAVGVVVRSPRDRQHSYRVRFVDDFEAPLHHDNLMLLAQWKEMPAKEGAINDSNKTLSTHGLFDRVIYRCVVGSRAFGLETDESDTDRRGIYLPPADLQWSLYGVPEQLENDGPVGWKGEECYWELQKFLIMALKGNPNILECLYTPLVEHVTPLAEELLAMQDAFLSRLVYQTYNGYVMSQFKRMQADLRNQGKVKPKHVMHLIRLLLSGIHVLREGFVPVDVGRHRERLFAIKNEEMPWDDIEAWRKKLHAEFDRALEETDLPERPDYERASEFLVRARRMAVAEELP from the coding sequence ATGAAATCTCGCGTCCACAACAGCCCGAACCTCATCTACTCGGTGGGAACCCAGGTCGTCTCGCTCAAGGCGGTCCAGGGTTCTGGCGGGCGGGTTGCGCACCCGGCGGGGGCGGTGGGCGTGGTTGTGCGGTCGCCGCGGGACCGGCAGCACTCGTACCGTGTGCGGTTCGTCGACGACTTCGAGGCCCCGCTGCACCACGACAACCTGATGCTGCTGGCCCAGTGGAAGGAGATGCCAGCCAAGGAAGGAGCGATCAACGACTCGAACAAAACGCTCTCGACGCACGGGCTGTTCGACCGGGTCATCTATCGATGCGTGGTCGGCTCGCGGGCGTTCGGCCTTGAGACCGACGAGTCGGACACCGACCGCCGGGGCATCTACCTGCCGCCAGCCGATTTGCAGTGGTCGCTGTACGGCGTGCCCGAGCAATTGGAGAACGACGGCCCCGTTGGCTGGAAGGGCGAAGAGTGCTACTGGGAACTCCAGAAGTTCCTCATCATGGCCCTGAAGGGGAACCCAAACATCCTGGAGTGCCTCTACACGCCGCTGGTCGAGCACGTGACGCCGCTCGCCGAGGAGCTGCTCGCCATGCAGGACGCGTTCCTCTCGCGGCTGGTCTACCAGACGTACAACGGCTACGTGATGTCGCAGTTCAAGCGGATGCAGGCCGACCTCCGCAACCAGGGCAAGGTGAAGCCGAAGCACGTGATGCACCTCATCCGGCTGCTGCTGTCCGGCATCCACGTGCTCCGCGAAGGCTTCGTGCCGGTCGACGTCGGTCGGCACCGCGAGCGGCTCTTCGCCATCAAGAACGAAGAGATGCCGTGGGACGACATCGAGGCCTGGAGGAAAAAGCTGCACGCCGAGTTCGACAGGGCGTTGGAGGAGACCGACCTGCCGGAGCGGCCCGACTACGAGCGGGCGAGCGAGTTTCTGGTGAGGGCACGACGCATGGCCGTGGCGGAGGAACTGCCATGA
- a CDS encoding 3' terminal RNA ribose 2'-O-methyltransferase Hen1: MLLTLSTTHQPATDLGYLLHKHPDRCQTFNLTFGKAHVFYPEAGEEKCVACLLLDVDPVGLVRGKGDWKSGPLDQYVNDRPYVASSLMSVAISQVFGSALSGRSKERAELLETPIPLTARIDVLPVRGGEELLQRMFEPLGYQVVATQHPLDEKFPDWGDSPYFSVALTQTTTVATLLQHLYVLIPVFDGKKHYYIGPEEVEKLLAKGESWLADHPERDLITRRYLPRRHGLIRQALARLVEEEAAEEETLEPETLAAQPTPQQERELSLHEQRLGAVLAAIRASGAKRVVDLGCGEGKLLRELLADKQFTEILGMDVSVRSLEIAHRRLKLDRLPERQRERIKLIHGALTYRDERLANFDAAAIVEVIEHLDPARLAAFERVVFEQAKPTTVVLTTPNREYNVVWESLPAGEMRHSDHRFEWSRAEFEEWSGEVAERFGYSVRFLPVGPEESEYGAPSQMAVFQNIAEP, encoded by the coding sequence ATGCTGCTAACACTCTCCACAACCCACCAGCCGGCGACCGACCTCGGTTACCTGCTGCACAAGCACCCGGACCGGTGTCAGACGTTCAATCTGACGTTCGGCAAGGCTCATGTCTTCTATCCCGAAGCAGGCGAGGAGAAGTGCGTCGCGTGCTTGCTGCTGGACGTTGACCCGGTAGGGCTCGTGCGCGGCAAGGGGGACTGGAAGAGTGGTCCGCTCGACCAGTACGTGAACGACCGGCCCTATGTCGCGTCGTCGCTGATGAGTGTGGCGATTTCGCAGGTGTTTGGATCGGCGCTGTCGGGTCGGTCGAAAGAGCGAGCTGAGCTGCTAGAGACGCCGATCCCGCTGACGGCTCGGATCGACGTTTTACCGGTCCGCGGTGGCGAGGAGCTTCTACAGCGTATGTTCGAGCCGCTCGGCTACCAGGTCGTTGCCACCCAGCACCCCCTCGACGAGAAGTTTCCGGATTGGGGCGATAGCCCGTACTTCTCGGTTGCGCTCACGCAAACGACCACCGTCGCCACACTGCTTCAACACCTCTATGTGCTGATCCCGGTATTCGACGGCAAGAAGCACTACTACATCGGGCCCGAGGAGGTGGAGAAGCTGCTCGCCAAGGGCGAGTCGTGGCTCGCCGACCATCCCGAGCGAGACCTAATAACTCGCCGCTACCTGCCACGACGCCACGGCCTCATCCGCCAGGCGTTGGCTCGACTTGTTGAGGAAGAGGCTGCAGAAGAGGAGACCCTCGAACCAGAAACTCTGGCGGCCCAACCGACGCCACAGCAAGAACGCGAGCTAAGCCTGCACGAGCAGCGACTCGGGGCAGTGTTGGCCGCGATCCGCGCGTCGGGCGCCAAGCGCGTGGTCGACCTCGGCTGTGGCGAGGGCAAGCTGCTGCGCGAGCTGCTCGCCGACAAGCAATTCACCGAGATCCTCGGCATGGATGTGTCGGTCCGGTCGCTCGAGATCGCCCACCGGCGGCTGAAGCTCGACCGGCTGCCCGAACGGCAGCGTGAGCGGATCAAGCTGATTCACGGCGCCCTGACCTACCGCGACGAACGGCTGGCGAACTTCGACGCTGCCGCCATTGTCGAAGTCATCGAGCACCTCGACCCGGCCCGACTCGCGGCGTTCGAGCGGGTCGTCTTCGAGCAGGCTAAGCCGACGACCGTTGTCCTCACCACGCCCAACCGCGAGTACAACGTCGTTTGGGAGTCGCTCCCCGCCGGAGAGATGCGGCACAGCGACCACCGCTTCGAGTGGTCACGGGCAGAGTTTGAAGAGTGGTCAGGTGAGGTCGCCGAGCGGTTTGGCTACTCGGTCCGCTTCCTGCCGGTTGGTCCGGAGGAATCCGAATACGGTGCTCCCTCGCAGATGGCAGTGTTTCAGAACATAGCAGAACCATGA
- a CDS encoding SEC-C metal-binding domain-containing protein: MSKRRRGYPSETQVKVGVRVVHVADDLPPKELAEKLGRNDLCPCGSGKRFKRCCLKRGRF, from the coding sequence ATGAGCAAGCGCCGGCGGGGGTACCCGTCGGAGACGCAGGTGAAGGTCGGCGTCCGGGTCGTCCACGTCGCCGACGATCTACCTCCGAAAGAACTGGCAGAGAAGCTCGGCCGCAACGACCTCTGCCCCTGCGGCAGCGGCAAGCGCTTCAAGCGGTGCTGCCTGAAGCGGGGCCGATTTTGA
- a CDS encoding FG-GAP-like repeat-containing protein, which translates to MLAVSGAAAFFSEAIEIVPVADNAGFVRGADLDSDGDLDLLALHQDGESLSWHEATDNGYIPHVIVADSSSDVSLRAHADFSGDGTTDLLVVLHSDTNGLYSIRLLLNDGEGDFTAETLALSEAPVQLQAVDMDDDGDLDVLWTGDNFVSWLEREGPDTWSEHTIATGLTSKQTTVGDIDSDGDLDLLLNTWDSEFGYRLLVAENSDNGYELYHFTPGIDAYVSAAIVDADNDGDADLVATWDKQIGLLTNEGDGSYSIEILHTFNYSTPYLRLLDVTNDGRLDLVCDNVLIRLADREVINTELPEHVRGDFVDIDADGDLDLLTFSDYLYDFVWHRNAPTELYVGAQYLYPTLVDEAAPQTIDYYFGRARIYGGGFDPADAPEPLTVPFTLTGEATLGEDFVLVGADTLDASGGVVTIPAGQRGVTLEFTTRDDSVFEIDERIVLRPLGSHFVVRDNTSQSTTDRYTLTIADDDPADFGDAPASYGVDRASGGARHGATGPRIGSYRDAETDGAPSIDALGDGGSNEGIVVSELHAGDPASEAFITVSGAPAGAYLDAWIDFDRDRLWAGPEERVATRVSVVEGENRVAISVPAWAGSGETFARFRLSTDGVDSPFGSAIDGEVEDVAVTLYPPMRGSRFFNNGMDLPTETVDWLRSAVVTDIDGDGADDLVSWQQQAGLVWRKNDGSGGFGDFRTITSDTSFYNHRYAAADLDGDGDNDIVGSNNRWYRNDSGNFTTLELDRFSSNAAIVTVDFDQDGDIDVLRGGVWFDNQGDGNFIEKTLQGVSISGDFEAVDMDRDGDLDLVGYARNAVEIHWYESHGVDAAFTVKASIPYESYYSVTPELSVADINNDGYPDILRHTGYYGSLAWLESDGAGGFEQHPIMEGRSNDNLLLVTADLDADGDLDVVTTREDEGAVGWYENLGEQGFASHAVTKALDNLSGIDVSDIDLDGDLDILAWGPTAYAVGVMIFQQVTNSIELTVTPASLSEDDGGQAAYTLRRTGPSNSPLDVTLRIEGTAESGNDYRWLDGATAVEGVVTLTFAAGETEKELLFETIADSWLESNETIVVSLLEGDEHIVGEAGSAAVVIVDDEPGDFGDAPATYPTLLADDGARHGAGGPRLGSLRTEETDGQPGAETADDDGLLVAELRVGDRESRLVVDVSMAPAGARLDAWVDFNGDGSWGGEGERIAHSLHVTEGENVVIFATPPDATSGETYARLRISTGGGLGFLGAAPDGEAEDHEVTILSPVSTPGVFGDTVPINGFPFSSSNVLPIDVDGDRDIDLIALSYGSYGLGESFFWLENDGSQSFMPHEYVSLPGEYRAYTSADLDGDGLPELILRSQREIYVYAYADGGFQLTDTLEAGRHVSSTNTYWITAADIDGDGDADLLTIDYTEGEYGVDLYENLSGEWARKRLAKGFYGVPDMVDWNGDGKIDLVAPAEDTADGGGLIALLNYGPAGFMPHRITGGSLNYEYRFEDIDGDGDIDIANGLTTQAVGGSRTRVGWFENTGNGIVSHSLLTTSSYISHFELADLDGDGAKDILYSYRSTGVGQWRRNLGAGEFARSRTWVESGSIYGDHANSPMPIDMDGDGDLDLVPTVVLNYPGVHSNAYWWQNLSIPKGDYNVDGVVDQDDYQQWVDTFGFLNTPRADGNGNGVIDGADFTVWRDHLGERAPAVDFDLSGALDSADLALWAATEGSTTDLRADANDDGEVDEQDLALWQAAFDEAHAEPTENNPISTPPDSLSVEPETDFPGVLSLANNSEVVQDRTSDRLAATSIHLTPEPAPVPRRTVRPHKSWRAVEGSPIVAPVSHESLLIAEASIQDARQVARPHDFEAVTNSAGLASNDHSIIPMAALPERGKGFGRILRDWFNEFGLERH; encoded by the coding sequence ATGCTGGCAGTTTCGGGGGCAGCGGCTTTCTTTTCCGAGGCGATCGAGATCGTGCCGGTCGCCGACAACGCGGGTTTCGTGCGTGGAGCCGACCTCGACTCGGACGGCGACCTCGATCTCTTGGCCCTTCATCAAGACGGAGAATCTCTCTCGTGGCACGAGGCCACCGACAACGGCTATATCCCTCATGTCATTGTGGCGGATAGTTCCAGTGATGTGAGCCTGCGCGCTCACGCCGATTTCAGCGGTGACGGCACGACCGACCTGCTTGTTGTATTGCATTCTGATACTAACGGGCTTTACTCGATCCGACTGCTGCTCAACGACGGGGAAGGCGATTTCACTGCTGAAACCCTTGCCCTTTCGGAAGCGCCCGTGCAGCTTCAGGCGGTAGACATGGACGACGACGGGGACCTGGACGTGCTCTGGACCGGGGATAACTTCGTCAGCTGGCTCGAACGTGAGGGGCCCGATACGTGGTCCGAGCACACGATCGCTACTGGGCTCACTTCAAAACAAACAACCGTGGGAGACATCGACAGCGATGGCGACCTCGACCTCCTCCTGAACACGTGGGACTCTGAATTCGGCTATCGGCTCTTAGTGGCCGAGAACAGCGATAACGGCTACGAGCTGTACCACTTCACGCCGGGCATCGACGCATATGTTTCGGCTGCCATTGTCGACGCCGACAACGACGGCGACGCCGATCTCGTCGCCACCTGGGACAAACAGATCGGGCTGCTGACCAACGAGGGGGACGGCTCCTATTCCATCGAGATCCTGCACACGTTCAATTATTCCACTCCTTACCTACGACTCCTCGACGTGACGAACGACGGGCGGCTCGACTTGGTCTGCGACAACGTGCTGATCCGCCTGGCCGACCGCGAGGTGATCAACACCGAACTCCCCGAGCACGTGCGAGGGGATTTTGTCGACATCGACGCAGACGGCGACCTCGACCTCCTCACGTTCTCCGATTACCTGTACGACTTTGTCTGGCACAGGAACGCCCCGACCGAGTTGTATGTCGGGGCTCAATACCTATACCCCACTCTTGTCGATGAGGCGGCGCCCCAAACGATCGACTACTACTTCGGTCGTGCCAGGATATATGGTGGCGGCTTCGATCCCGCGGACGCACCGGAGCCGTTGACGGTCCCGTTTACGCTCACCGGCGAGGCGACGCTGGGCGAAGACTTTGTCTTGGTTGGCGCCGACACGCTCGACGCGAGCGGCGGCGTGGTCACGATCCCTGCGGGGCAGCGGGGCGTCACGCTCGAGTTCACGACGCGCGACGACAGCGTGTTCGAGATCGACGAGCGGATCGTACTCAGGCCCCTAGGAAGCCATTTTGTCGTCCGTGACAACACTAGCCAAAGCACGACCGATCGGTACACGCTCACGATTGCCGACGATGACCCGGCCGACTTCGGCGACGCGCCGGCGAGCTACGGCGTCGATCGGGCTTCGGGCGGCGCGAGGCACGGCGCCACGGGGCCGAGGATCGGGTCTTATCGCGACGCGGAGACCGACGGCGCGCCATCGATCGACGCGCTGGGCGACGGGGGGAGCAATGAAGGCATCGTCGTCTCCGAGCTCCACGCCGGGGATCCGGCCTCCGAGGCGTTCATCACCGTCAGCGGCGCCCCGGCCGGCGCGTACCTCGACGCCTGGATCGACTTCGACCGCGACCGCCTCTGGGCGGGCCCCGAAGAGCGGGTGGCGACGCGCGTCTCGGTGGTCGAAGGCGAGAACCGCGTCGCGATCTCCGTGCCCGCGTGGGCGGGCTCCGGTGAGACTTTCGCCCGCTTCCGGCTCAGCACCGACGGCGTCGACTCGCCCTTCGGGTCGGCTATCGACGGCGAGGTCGAGGACGTCGCCGTGACGCTCTACCCGCCGATGCGGGGCAGCAGATTTTTTAACAACGGCATGGATCTGCCCACGGAGACCGTCGACTGGCTCAGGAGTGCTGTCGTGACCGACATCGATGGTGACGGCGCCGATGACCTCGTCAGTTGGCAGCAGCAAGCCGGCCTTGTGTGGCGGAAGAACGACGGCAGCGGAGGCTTCGGTGATTTCCGAACGATCACCTCGGACACAAGTTTTTACAACCATCGCTACGCCGCGGCCGACCTGGACGGCGATGGTGATAATGACATCGTAGGCTCCAACAATCGGTGGTACCGCAACGACAGTGGGAACTTCACCACGTTGGAGCTTGACAGATTCTCAAGCAACGCCGCGATCGTGACCGTCGATTTCGACCAGGACGGCGACATCGATGTCCTGAGGGGAGGGGTCTGGTTCGACAACCAGGGCGACGGAAACTTCATCGAGAAAACCCTTCAGGGTGTTTCGATCAGCGGCGACTTTGAAGCGGTCGACATGGATCGGGACGGCGACCTTGACCTCGTCGGCTACGCCCGCAACGCTGTGGAGATCCACTGGTATGAAAGCCATGGCGTCGATGCGGCCTTCACGGTCAAAGCGTCGATCCCCTACGAGTCGTATTATAGTGTCACCCCCGAGCTGTCGGTCGCTGACATCAACAACGATGGTTACCCCGATATTCTTCGCCACACCGGGTACTACGGCTCATTGGCGTGGTTAGAAAGCGATGGTGCAGGTGGCTTTGAGCAGCATCCCATCATGGAGGGGAGGAGCAACGACAATCTTTTGCTGGTCACCGCTGACCTCGACGCCGACGGCGACCTCGATGTCGTCACTACCCGGGAAGACGAGGGCGCCGTCGGTTGGTACGAGAACCTCGGCGAGCAGGGCTTCGCCTCGCACGCGGTGACCAAGGCGCTCGACAATTTGAGTGGCATCGATGTCTCCGACATCGATCTCGACGGCGACCTCGACATCCTCGCCTGGGGGCCCACAGCCTACGCGGTTGGGGTGATGATCTTCCAACAGGTCACTAATTCGATCGAACTCACCGTGACGCCGGCCAGCCTGTCGGAGGACGACGGCGGGCAAGCGGCCTACACTCTGCGACGCACCGGCCCGAGCAACTCACCGCTGGATGTCACGTTGCGGATCGAGGGCACCGCGGAGTCAGGAAACGACTACCGGTGGCTCGACGGCGCCACAGCGGTCGAAGGCGTTGTGACGCTCACGTTCGCCGCGGGCGAGACGGAGAAAGAGCTGCTGTTCGAGACGATCGCGGATTCGTGGTTGGAATCGAACGAGACGATCGTCGTAAGCCTGCTCGAAGGAGACGAGCACATCGTCGGTGAGGCCGGCTCCGCGGCGGTCGTGATCGTCGACGACGAGCCGGGCGACTTCGGCGACGCCCCGGCCACCTACCCCACCCTGCTGGCGGACGACGGCGCCCGTCACGGGGCCGGCGGGCCGCGACTCGGATCGCTCCGCACCGAAGAGACCGATGGCCAGCCCGGCGCCGAGACGGCCGACGACGACGGCTTGCTCGTGGCGGAGCTGCGCGTGGGTGACCGTGAGTCACGACTCGTTGTCGATGTCTCGATGGCCCCCGCCGGGGCGCGACTCGACGCTTGGGTCGACTTCAACGGAGACGGCTCTTGGGGAGGCGAGGGAGAGCGGATCGCCCACTCGCTGCACGTGACCGAGGGAGAAAACGTCGTCATCTTCGCCACGCCGCCCGACGCGACGAGCGGCGAAACGTACGCCCGTTTGCGGATCAGCACTGGCGGCGGTTTGGGCTTTCTCGGCGCGGCGCCGGACGGCGAGGCTGAGGATCACGAAGTGACGATCCTCTCGCCTGTCTCCACCCCCGGTGTCTTCGGCGACACGGTCCCTATCAACGGATTCCCCTTCTCCAGTTCTAATGTGCTGCCGATCGATGTCGATGGTGACCGAGACATCGACTTGATTGCGTTGTCTTACGGGTCTTACGGCTTGGGAGAATCTTTCTTTTGGCTCGAGAACGACGGCTCCCAATCGTTCATGCCGCATGAGTATGTTTCGCTCCCCGGTGAATATCGGGCGTATACCTCGGCCGATTTGGATGGCGATGGTTTGCCCGAACTCATCCTGAGATCCCAACGAGAGATCTACGTGTACGCCTACGCCGACGGCGGATTCCAGCTCACGGATACGCTGGAAGCGGGCAGACACGTGAGCTCGACCAACACTTACTGGATCACGGCTGCGGACATCGACGGCGACGGCGACGCCGACTTGCTCACTATCGATTACACCGAAGGCGAGTACGGTGTCGATCTCTACGAGAACCTGAGCGGAGAATGGGCGAGGAAGCGATTGGCCAAAGGCTTCTATGGCGTCCCCGACATGGTCGACTGGAATGGCGACGGGAAGATCGACTTGGTAGCCCCCGCCGAAGACACGGCTGACGGTGGCGGCTTGATCGCCCTCCTCAATTATGGCCCAGCCGGGTTCATGCCCCACCGGATCACCGGCGGCTCACTCAATTATGAGTATCGATTCGAAGACATCGATGGCGACGGGGATATAGACATCGCTAACGGTCTGACTACTCAAGCAGTGGGCGGCTCAAGGACTCGTGTGGGATGGTTCGAAAACACCGGCAATGGAATCGTTAGCCACTCCCTCCTCACTACGTCGAGTTATATCTCCCATTTCGAATTGGCGGACTTGGACGGTGACGGCGCCAAGGACATCCTCTATTCGTACCGTTCTACGGGAGTTGGGCAATGGCGGCGCAATCTTGGAGCGGGCGAATTCGCTCGAAGTCGCACGTGGGTCGAGTCCGGCAGCATCTATGGTGACCACGCGAACAGCCCCATGCCGATCGACATGGACGGTGACGGCGACCTCGATCTCGTCCCGACCGTAGTGCTAAACTACCCCGGCGTGCATTCAAACGCCTATTGGTGGCAGAACCTCTCGATTCCCAAGGGCGACTACAACGTCGACGGCGTTGTCGACCAAGACGACTACCAGCAGTGGGTCGATACGTTCGGATTTTTAAATACTCCCAGAGCCGACGGGAACGGCAACGGCGTCATCGACGGCGCCGATTTCACCGTGTGGCGTGACCATCTCGGCGAACGGGCGCCGGCGGTCGACTTCGACCTGAGCGGCGCACTCGATTCGGCGGACCTCGCCCTGTGGGCCGCGACCGAGGGATCGACCACCGACCTTCGCGCAGACGCGAACGACGATGGCGAAGTGGACGAGCAAGACCTGGCGTTGTGGCAAGCGGCGTTCGACGAGGCTCATGCAGAGCCCACAGAGAACAACCCCATCAGCACCCCACCAGACTCCCTCAGTGTCGAGCCCGAAACAGACTTCCCCGGTGTGCTTTCTCTCGCTAACAACAGCGAAGTGGTTCAGGACCGAACCAGCGATCGACTAGCGGCGACCTCCATCCATTTGACGCCAGAGCCTGCCCCCGTGCCGCGGCGAACCGTGCGGCCCCACAAATCTTGGCGAGCAGTTGAAGGGTCGCCGATTGTCGCCCCCGTTTCACACGAATCACTTCTCATCGCGGAGGCGTCGATTCAAGACGCTCGGCAAGTGGCGAGGCCGCACGACTTCGAGGCGGTCACGAACAGTGCCGGTTTAGCGTCGAACGACCACAGCATCATTCCAATGGCGGCTCTGCCCGAGCGCGGCAAAGGGTTCGGTCGGATCTTGAGAGACTGGTTTAACGAGTTTGGCTTGGAGAGGCACTGA